The genomic DNA TCTTTACGTACTGCTCGGCATAGACTTCGTAACGGCTCTCCGTTTCCCGGCGCGACAGCACCTTGTATTTTTCGAACAATGCGATCACCTCGTCTGACTTGATCACCGGCAGCGCATCGGGCGTGGTCTTCATGTTGGGCAGGCCGCGCTTGCCCGCTTCCTTGTGCCACGCATCGGAATAGCCATCGCCGTTGAAGACGACCGCCTTGCACTCCGCATAGACCGTTTTCACGAGTTCTTCGACGGTCTTGCCAAGCTTCGCCTGTGTGCTCGTGTCCGCGCTCTCGAGGAAGCCGGCGCAGTAATCGAGCGATTCGGCCATGATTGTGTTGAGGGCAACCAGCGGACCCGCGATGGATTGGCTCGACCCGACCGCGCGAAACTCGAACCGGTTGCCAGTGAACGCCATCGGGCTGGTGCGGTTGCGGTCGCCGGAGTGACGTGGAATCGGCGGTAAGACGTCGACGCCGACGTGCAACACGTCCTTCTTCGACTTAACCGGCTTGCCTTCGGCGATCGATTCGACAATCTCGGTCAACTCGGCGCCGAGAAACACGGAGATAATCGCCGGCGGCGTTTCGTTCGCGCCGAGCCGGTGATCGTTCGATGCGGTGGCCACGACGGACCGCAGCAATTTCGACCACTTGTACGTTGCGCGGATCATCGCCATGCAGAAAACGAGGAACTGCGCGTTTTCCGCGGGCGTATCGCCGGGGTCGAACAGATTTCCCGCGATAGACGACCCCATCGAGTAATTAAGATGCTTTCCGGAGCCATTGACGCCGACGAACGGTTTCTCGTGCAGCAGGCACACCATGCCGTATTTCTCGGCAACGCGCTTGAGCGTGACCATGATGAGTTGCTGGTGATCGGTCGCGAGGTTTGCGAACTCGAATACCGGCGCGAGTTCGTATTGCGCGGGCGCTACCTCGTTATGGCGCGTCTTCACGGGAATGCCGAGCTTGAAGCACTCGCGCTCGACTTCGAACATGCACGCGAGCACACGCTCGGGGATCGCGCCGAAGTAGTGGTCCTCGAACTCCTGTCCCTTGGGCGGCGCTGCGCCAAAGAGCGTGCGGCCCGCGTTGATCAAGTCCGGACGCGCATAGAAAAAGTTCTTGTCAATCAGGAAGTACTCCTGCTCGGGGCCGGCTGTCGACGATACGAACGCGCCACTGGTGCCAAACAGTTTCAGAACGCGCTGCGCCTGCGTGTTCAACGCCTGCATGGAACGCAGCACCGGCGTCTTCTTGTCGAGCGCTTCGCCTGTCCACGACACGAATGCCGTCGGGATGCACAACGTGGTGCCGTTGGGATTCTCGAGAATATACGCAGGGCTGGTCACGTCCCAGATGGTGTAGCCGCGCGCCTCGAACGTCTGCCGAATACCGCCCGACGGAAACGACGATCCGTCCGGCTCGCCTTGGATCAACGTCTTCCCTTCGAACTCCGCGATGGTGCCGCCGAGCCCGTCCGGGTTGAAGAAGGAGTCGTGCTTCTCGGCGGTGAGGCCCGTCAACGGATAGAAAACGTGCGCGTAGTGCGTTGCGCCTTTTTCCAATGCCCACGATTTCATTTCCGTAGCTACGGCGTCCGCCGTGCTCGCATCGAGTTTCGAGCCGGATTCGATCGTCGCCTTCAACGACTTGTAGACCGCCTTCGGCAGGCGGCGCTGCATCAC from Candidatus Hydrogenedentota bacterium includes the following:
- a CDS encoding glutamine synthetase III encodes the protein MSGNPARRSAISEVINKAALGSTVPFAESPTSTLFGENVFSLAVMQRRLPKAVYKSLKATIESGSKLDASTADAVATEMKSWALEKGATHYAHVFYPLTGLTAEKHDSFFNPDGLGGTIAEFEGKTLIQGEPDGSSFPSGGIRQTFEARGYTIWDVTSPAYILENPNGTTLCIPTAFVSWTGEALDKKTPVLRSMQALNTQAQRVLKLFGTSGAFVSSTAGPEQEYFLIDKNFFYARPDLINAGRTLFGAAPPKGQEFEDHYFGAIPERVLACMFEVERECFKLGIPVKTRHNEVAPAQYELAPVFEFANLATDHQQLIMVTLKRVAEKYGMVCLLHEKPFVGVNGSGKHLNYSMGSSIAGNLFDPGDTPAENAQFLVFCMAMIRATYKWSKLLRSVVATASNDHRLGANETPPAIISVFLGAELTEIVESIAEGKPVKSKKDVLHVGVDVLPPIPRHSGDRNRTSPMAFTGNRFEFRAVGSSQSIAGPLVALNTIMAESLDYCAGFLESADTSTQAKLGKTVEELVKTVYAECKAVVFNGDGYSDAWHKEAGKRGLPNMKTTPDALPVIKSDEVIALFEKYKVLSRRETESRYEVYAEQYVKTIKVEANLMLEIAKTIIFPAAIRYQGELAISLANLKAVGIETDADTLKYITKLIADLQAAIKKLAEVKAGVPGEAHDACDYCRDTIVPAMQAMRAIVDELEGLVADDLWPLPTYQEMLFIK